The Thermanaerovibrio acidaminovorans DSM 6589 genome contains a region encoding:
- a CDS encoding sodium-dependent transporter: MSRGREQWGSKFGFIMAAAGSAVGLGNIWRFPYLTGVSGGGIFVVLYLILVAAIGMPIMLAEMAIGRGGGLNAVGSFRKLKGGLWPMVGWAGVVAGFVILSFYGVVAGWTVAYMFKSFGPLMSMAAAGGAAEAFQTFTNDYVQVIAYQGAFMLATIWIVYNGVGGGIERYCKVMMPSLYIILAILMVRSLTLEGAMKGVEFYLKPDISKLTARTVMGALGQAFFSLSIGMGCMITYGSYLSDRESLPSSVFIVTVMNVAVAILVGFVIFPAVFAFNMEPSSGPGLIFVTLPAVFARMPMGSLFSFLFFTLLFFAAVTSSVSLLEVCVAYMKDEFRWDRGRAAWIIGLACFLLGIPSALSLGDHFPRVFGMDFLGAMDFLSSNVLLPLGGIFISVFAGWSWFEGARQEVRRGGALPKPLETFWVLACRILAPIAVAWVFVGNFR; this comes from the coding sequence GTGTCCAGAGGGAGGGAGCAGTGGGGAAGCAAATTCGGTTTCATCATGGCCGCCGCCGGGTCCGCGGTGGGGCTGGGGAACATATGGCGGTTCCCATACCTCACCGGCGTCAGCGGCGGGGGGATCTTCGTGGTCCTGTACCTGATCCTGGTGGCCGCCATCGGCATGCCCATAATGCTGGCGGAGATGGCCATAGGCCGAGGCGGGGGGCTGAACGCTGTGGGGTCCTTCCGGAAGCTCAAGGGGGGACTCTGGCCCATGGTGGGCTGGGCCGGGGTGGTGGCCGGCTTCGTGATCCTATCCTTCTACGGGGTGGTGGCGGGTTGGACCGTGGCCTACATGTTCAAGTCCTTCGGACCCCTCATGTCCATGGCCGCCGCCGGGGGCGCCGCGGAGGCCTTCCAAACCTTCACCAACGACTACGTCCAGGTGATCGCCTACCAGGGGGCCTTCATGCTGGCCACCATATGGATAGTCTACAATGGGGTGGGGGGCGGCATCGAGCGGTACTGCAAGGTCATGATGCCCTCCCTCTACATAATCCTGGCGATCCTCATGGTCCGGTCCCTCACCCTGGAGGGGGCCATGAAGGGGGTTGAGTTCTACCTGAAGCCGGACATCTCCAAGCTCACCGCCCGGACCGTCATGGGCGCCCTGGGCCAGGCCTTCTTCTCCCTCTCAATCGGCATGGGGTGCATGATAACCTACGGCAGCTACCTTAGCGACCGGGAGTCCCTGCCCAGTTCGGTCTTCATCGTCACGGTGATGAACGTGGCGGTGGCCATCCTGGTGGGCTTCGTCATCTTCCCCGCGGTCTTCGCCTTCAACATGGAGCCCTCCTCCGGCCCAGGGCTCATCTTCGTCACCCTTCCCGCGGTCTTCGCCCGGATGCCCATGGGCTCCCTCTTCTCCTTCCTCTTCTTCACACTCCTCTTCTTCGCCGCGGTGACCTCCTCGGTGTCCCTGCTGGAGGTCTGTGTGGCCTACATGAAGGACGAGTTCCGCTGGGACAGGGGCAGGGCCGCCTGGATCATAGGGCTGGCCTGCTTCCTCCTGGGGATCCCCTCCGCCCTTTCCCTGGGGGACCACTTCCCCAGGGTGTTCGGCATGGACTTCCTGGGCGCCATGGACTTCCTATCCAGCAACGTGCTACTTCCCCTGGGGGGCATCTTCATCTCCGTCTTCGCCGGATGGAGCTGGTTCGAGGGGGCCCGGCAGGAGGTCCGCCGGGGCGGTGCGCTACCCAAGCCCCTGGAGACCTTCTGGGTCCTGGCGTGCCGGATCCTGGCCCCAATAGCGGTGGCCTGGGTCTTCGTGGGCAACTTCCGCTGA
- the fsa gene encoding fructose-6-phosphate aldolase, which yields MRFFLDTANLEEIRSSISMGVVSGVTTNPTLVAREGVRDFHSHVKKIAQMVDGPVSAEVISLEADGMVAEARELAALRDNVVIKIPMTPEGMRAVKVLSSEGIRTNVTLVFSPQQALLAAAAGASYVSPFVGRLDDIGEDGIGLVRDVAEVFSIHGIETEIIAASLRHPKHVIDSAMAGAHIATVPYKVLTSLFHHPLTDQGIDRFLKDWQELSKANG from the coding sequence CTGAGGTTCTTTCTGGACACTGCAAACCTGGAGGAGATAAGGTCCTCCATCTCCATGGGGGTTGTGAGCGGGGTGACCACCAACCCCACCCTGGTGGCCCGGGAGGGGGTCCGGGACTTCCACTCCCATGTGAAGAAGATAGCCCAGATGGTGGACGGGCCGGTCAGCGCGGAGGTCATCTCCCTGGAGGCGGACGGCATGGTGGCCGAGGCCCGGGAGCTGGCGGCCCTGAGGGACAACGTGGTCATAAAGATACCCATGACCCCGGAGGGGATGAGGGCGGTCAAGGTGCTATCCTCCGAGGGGATCCGCACCAACGTGACATTGGTCTTCTCCCCCCAGCAGGCCCTCCTGGCCGCCGCCGCCGGCGCCTCCTACGTGAGCCCCTTCGTGGGCCGGCTGGACGACATAGGCGAGGACGGCATAGGCCTGGTCCGGGACGTGGCGGAGGTCTTCTCCATCCACGGGATCGAGACGGAGATAATAGCCGCCAGCCTCCGGCACCCCAAGCACGTGATCGACTCCGCCATGGCGGGGGCCCACATAGCCACCGTCCCCTACAAGGTCCTAACCTCCCTCTTCCATCACCCGCTGACGGACCAGGGGATAGACCGGTTCCTCAAGGACTGGCAGGAGCTGTCGAAGGCCAATGGATGA
- a CDS encoding DUF4392 domain-containing protein, with translation MDPMDLRKLGDLLASDRAGRMAPRFFDPSSLHGAALALREARRVVLVTGFMIPSAMAPETDGPPGAVWLARALHEAGKEVKVITDRGCLDAVSAAGAAIRVPRETFSPGLVDPLEWDALVYVERIGRSQDGTYRNMRGLDVSHWVEPLDQIALDALSAPQGPTVIAVGDGGNEAGMGNYRDALSPLVGDFARCLSVVESHLPLAVDVSNWGAYALAGLAFGPRWVPSPEAELDMLDAMLDLGAVDGARLRRTRSVDGFDPPVLGEVLIGLSRALDGSLG, from the coding sequence ATGGATCCGATGGACCTGCGGAAATTGGGGGATCTTCTGGCCTCCGACCGGGCGGGCCGCATGGCCCCCCGGTTCTTCGACCCCTCCAGCCTCCATGGCGCCGCCCTGGCCCTCCGGGAGGCCCGGCGGGTGGTCTTGGTCACCGGCTTCATGATCCCCTCCGCCATGGCCCCCGAGACCGACGGCCCCCCGGGGGCGGTCTGGTTGGCCCGGGCCCTCCATGAGGCGGGGAAGGAGGTCAAGGTGATCACCGACCGGGGGTGCCTGGATGCGGTATCCGCCGCGGGGGCTGCCATCCGGGTGCCCCGGGAGACCTTCTCCCCCGGGCTGGTGGACCCCCTGGAGTGGGACGCCCTGGTCTACGTGGAGCGGATCGGCAGGTCCCAGGACGGCACCTACCGGAACATGCGGGGGTTGGACGTGTCCCACTGGGTGGAGCCCCTGGATCAGATAGCCTTGGATGCCCTTAGCGCCCCCCAGGGGCCCACGGTGATCGCCGTGGGGGATGGGGGCAACGAGGCGGGGATGGGGAACTACCGGGATGCCCTATCCCCCCTGGTGGGGGACTTCGCCCGTTGTCTTTCGGTGGTGGAGAGCCACCTGCCCCTGGCGGTGGACGTGTCCAACTGGGGGGCCTACGCCCTGGCGGGGCTTGCCTTCGGCCCCCGCTGGGTCCCCTCCCCGGAGGCGGAGCTGGACATGTTGGACGCCATGCTGGACCTGGGGGCGGTGGACGGCGCCAGGCTCCGGAGGACCCGGTCGGTGGACGGCTTCGACCCTCCGGTCCTGGGGGAGGTTTTAATCGGTCTCTCCAGGGCCCTGGACGGGTCCTTGGGGTAG
- the rho gene encoding transcription termination factor Rho translates to MDEGLNQVIQQEAAPSPEQPLEESRPKDKGEDRKRSTQREQPKHSFAKLIQLGVSELRRLAKEAQVTGYSAMKKEELVLAIMGAQASSQGQRLGGGTLECLPEGYGFLRGPGLLPGDSDIYVSPSQIKKFGLRNGDVVWGVVRPPKTQEHYEALVRVETVNYQDPELARSRPLFEHLTPIFPDSRLRLETTSREISTRLIDLFAPIGKGQRALIVSPPKAGKTTLLKKIANAVTQNHPEVILMVLLIDERPEEVTDMSRSIRGEVIASTFDRPSEEHIRVATLALEKAKRLVEARKDVVLLLDSITRLARASNLVVAPSGRTLSGGMDPAALHFPKRFFGAARNIEDGGSLTIIGTALVETGSRMDDVIYEEFKGTGNMEIHLSRKISEQRIFPAVDITRSGTRREDLLIPEDDLQRIWVLRRRIANMDEAEVLNLILEKLRNTPTNRDFLATVKMA, encoded by the coding sequence ATGGATGAGGGGCTGAACCAGGTGATCCAGCAGGAGGCGGCCCCGTCGCCGGAGCAGCCCCTGGAGGAGTCCAGGCCCAAGGACAAGGGGGAGGACCGGAAGCGCTCCACCCAGAGGGAGCAGCCCAAGCACTCCTTCGCCAAGCTGATCCAGCTGGGGGTGTCGGAACTGCGGCGGCTGGCCAAGGAGGCCCAGGTGACCGGCTACTCGGCCATGAAGAAGGAGGAGCTGGTGCTGGCCATCATGGGGGCCCAGGCGTCATCCCAGGGGCAGCGGCTGGGGGGGGGGACGCTGGAGTGCCTCCCGGAGGGCTACGGGTTCCTCCGGGGGCCGGGGCTTCTCCCCGGGGACTCGGACATATACGTCTCCCCCTCCCAGATAAAGAAGTTCGGCCTCCGGAACGGTGACGTGGTCTGGGGGGTGGTCCGTCCCCCCAAGACCCAGGAGCACTACGAGGCCCTGGTCAGGGTGGAGACCGTCAACTACCAGGACCCGGAGCTGGCCAGGTCCAGGCCCCTCTTCGAGCACCTGACCCCCATATTCCCCGACAGCCGGCTACGACTGGAGACCACCTCCCGGGAGATCTCCACCCGGCTGATAGACCTCTTCGCCCCCATAGGCAAGGGACAGCGGGCCCTCATAGTCTCCCCCCCAAAGGCGGGGAAGACCACCCTGCTCAAGAAGATAGCCAACGCGGTGACCCAGAACCACCCGGAGGTGATCCTCATGGTGCTCCTCATCGATGAGCGCCCCGAGGAGGTCACCGACATGTCCCGGTCCATAAGGGGTGAGGTTATAGCCTCCACCTTCGACCGGCCGTCGGAGGAGCACATCCGGGTGGCCACCCTGGCGCTGGAGAAGGCCAAGAGGCTGGTGGAGGCCCGAAAGGACGTGGTGCTCCTCCTGGACTCCATAACCCGGCTGGCCAGGGCCTCCAACCTGGTGGTGGCCCCCTCGGGCAGGACCCTCTCGGGCGGCATGGACCCGGCGGCGCTCCACTTCCCCAAGCGGTTCTTCGGCGCCGCCAGGAACATAGAGGACGGGGGCAGCCTAACCATCATAGGCACCGCCCTGGTGGAGACCGGCAGCCGCATGGACGACGTGATCTACGAGGAGTTCAAGGGGACCGGAAACATGGAGATACACCTCTCCAGGAAGATATCCGAGCAGCGGATCTTCCCCGCGGTGGACATAACCAGGTCCGGCACCAGGAGGGAGGACCTGCTGATCCCCGAGGACGACCTGCAGAGGATATGGGTGCTCAGGCGGCGGATCGCCAACATGGACGAGGCGGAGGTCCTCAACCTCATCCTGGAGAAGCTGAGGAACACACCCACCAACCGGGACTTCCTGGCCACGGTCAAGATGGCCTGA
- a CDS encoding ECF transporter S component, translating to MKEPVKLSNQVALGALCAAAVTALTMVSVPVPGYRLYFNLGEGTIYLAALLFGPRIGMAAGGLGAALGDLILGYPMWAPLSLVIKGLEGAVVGHLGRRLKPPVAIAAGAAVMIAGYTASAWVLYGPAAAPVEAVTDLVQSSVGALGALVALGVLGRVLKDRAD from the coding sequence ATGAAAGAACCGGTAAAGTTATCCAACCAGGTGGCCCTGGGGGCGCTTTGCGCCGCGGCGGTCACGGCTCTGACCATGGTGTCGGTACCGGTGCCGGGCTACAGGCTCTACTTCAACCTGGGGGAGGGGACCATATACCTCGCCGCCCTTCTCTTCGGGCCCCGGATCGGCATGGCGGCGGGGGGCCTTGGGGCCGCGCTGGGTGACCTGATCCTGGGGTATCCCATGTGGGCCCCCCTGTCTTTGGTGATCAAGGGGCTGGAGGGGGCAGTGGTGGGACATCTGGGCAGGCGCCTCAAGCCCCCGGTGGCCATTGCGGCCGGGGCGGCGGTGATGATCGCGGGCTACACCGCCAGCGCCTGGGTCCTTTACGGCCCCGCGGCGGCGCCGGTGGAGGCCGTCACCGACCTGGTCCAGTCCTCGGTGGGGGCGTTGGGGGCCTTGGTGGCCCTGGGGGTCCTTGGGCGGGTGCTGAAGGACCGGGCGGATTGA